ATTCGGACGGCTATCGCTGCTTTGGTCAAGAAGCCGGTTGCGGTTACTGGTATCGTCATTTCCGCGGATGGGATCATTGACGGCAGACTACCTCTGCAACAAGGCAACAGCATCAAATTGAAAGCGACGGTTTCGCCGAACAATGCCACTGATTGCGGTGTGGTCTGGTCTTCGGCCAACTCGCAGATCGCCACTGTCGGCGCTGAGGGAACAGTGACGGCGGTTGCTCCCGGAGTTGTCGGGATCACTGCGGCCTCTCATTCGAACCCGAGCGTGAAGCAGACGATATCGGTGGTCGTCAGCGCGAAGGCCCCGGTTGCGCCGCCGGTCGATCGCTCCGCGTTGCGTGCCAAGCTCGAGCAAATCGAAAGCGAACATTTGCAGCAGTCGCAATACACTCCGCAGTCGTGGAAGAGGTTCGCGCAGAAACTTGCGGCGGCGAAGTCGGTCTTGGCTGATTCCGGTGCAACCCAGGCGCAGATTGATTCCGCGTTGCAGGATCTCTCGCAGGCTCGCAGCGCGCTCACCGACAGGAATGACGGACAGCCCAACCGACCGGCGAACAAGAGCGAGCTGCAGCAGGCTGTCGCCAATGCCGGTTCTTTGCGTCAGCAGGATTACACTCCTGAGTCTTGGTCGTCATTCGCCAAGGCATTGGGTCGCGCGCAGGCCTTGCTCGCCGATCCGTCAGCTGGCCAAGGTGATGTCGATGCGGCATTGGTGGCATTGCGGTCTGCACAGGGCGGCTTGCGAATGGTCCCAAGCAATGCAGGTCATCAACATGCGAAGCGGATTGGCCTGAGCTCGACAGGCAGCGATATCGGGATCATCGGTTTGCTCGCCTGTGTGTTGATTGTCGTTGCGGCGGGCATCATGTTGCGCCGACGTCAACGATAATGCCTTCGACAAGCTGATGGCTTAATCGAAAATGGCGTTTTAGCAGAATATGCATTCCGCTAAAACGCCATTTTCATATGTTTGTTTCGTTGGTGCACAACTCAAGTTGTGACTTACCGATGAGGCAAACTTAAGGGTGGTTGGTTCAGTCGATCAGGCCATAGAGACGGTCGCCGGCGTCACCGAGGCCGGGGACGATGTAGCCGTGCTCGTTGAGCTTCTTGTCGACGCCGCACACCACGACCTTGAAGTCGATGGACGGGTCGAGCGTCTCTTCGACGTGCTTCAAGCCAGGGGTGGCCGCGAGGATGTTGATCGAGGTGATGTCCTTGGCGCCGCGCTCGGCCAGATAGTGCGTGGCCGCGACGGTGGTGCCGCCGGTGGCGAGCATCGGGTCCAGGAGGAAGCACTGGCGGCCGGTGAGGTCGTCGGGCAGGCGGTTGGCATAGGTGATGATGTCGAGCGTCTCTTCGTCGCGCTTCATCCCGAGGAATCCGACTTCGGCGGTGGGCAGCAGACGGGTCATGCCATCGAGCATTCCCAGGCCGGCGCGCAGAATCGGGACGACCATGGGGCGCGGGCTGGCGAGATGCTTGCCGGTCATCTTGGCGATCGGCGTCTCGATATCGCGGTCGACCACGTCAAGGTCGCGCGTGGCTTCGTAGGCTTCGAGCGTCACCAGTTCGCTGATGAGCTCGCGGAAGATGTTGGAGGGTGTGTTCTTATCCCGCAGAACGGTGAGTTTATGCTCGACTAGCGGGTGATCCAAAACATGTACTTGCATACTTCCAAGGATATGCCTAGCCGTGTCTTTTTTAAAATCGAAAACTGAATATTATCCATAACGGCATAATTTGATGGTTAACAGAAAAAGTAAAACGCTGAACCGCGAAAGCGCCTGTCGGCGCGAACGCCGCTCGCAGCGGCAAAAAATGAAGCCCGGGGCTTAAGCACGGTCCAGCGCGTCTCCAAGTATAACGGGTCAACCTACGTTTACACGCCGAGCGCGTAAAGTGCTGGCTCCGAGTGCTGTAGTGTGACGGCTTACTCGAGTTTTCCTTGACGCCAGAGGCTGGCTCCGTGGCGGAAATCCGCGGAAGTCGTCATCAGATTGCTGCCGGTGTGCAAGAGACGCGCGGCGACGGTGCGCGGGTCGTTGGAGGCCGGGCCGGCCGAGCTCGCGGGGCCCTTGCCTTCTCGATAGCGCCTGTCGGCGTCATTGAGGGCCGAGTGGTATCGATTGGCTGTGGAGCTGTTGCGGCCGCGTTCGCCGTAAGCAGTGTGATTATCATCATGGTTCGTGCCGGTGTCGTTGCCGATGCCATGGGAATCGTTGGCGTTCTCGGCTGCCAAGCGCGGACTGGTCGGGTTTTCGCTGTCGTTGCTGTCGTTGCCATCGGCGGCTTCATCGGCCACCTGTTGGGCTGCTTGCTGGGTGGACTGTGCCGCTTCTGCGGTCTCGACCTCGCGCTGCAGCTCACGCATATGTGCCTCGCGGCGGGCCGTTTGCTCGGCCTCCATCTTCCGTGCTCGGCCGGTCAGCATTTTCGCGCGGATCGCAAGACCTTTGGCGATGACGTCGATAAAGGCTGAAGCACGCTGAAGTGCGACCGAAAAATCACCGGTGAACGCCCCGGAAAGAATGGAATCCGCGGTGTGCACGATGTCTTCGGCGCTGGGTGGCGTGTCGACACCGGCGATGGCCGAGGCCGCGGTGTCCTCGGGTTCGGCGATACGGTAGAGGCTTGCAAGCGATCGTTGGTTCCTGCGCATCCAGGTGCGCAGCAGGTATAGCCGCCAAAGGATGCCAGGCAGCGAATCCGGCTCAGACCTGCTCCAGAGTTCCGCGATGATGTCGACGCCCTCGCGGTCGACCAGGGTCAACACGCGCTGCACGATTTGTGGGTCCTGGGTATGGTGCACGCGATCGAGCATGGCCTGCGCCGAAGCGTGGCTCATCTCATTGATTTCCTCCGGGTCCATGCCGCCGGCCATCTTCTCGGTCAACGCCGGGTCGAGCTGGGCGGGGCGGGCCGGACGCGACGATCCGGTACGGGCGGGCGCAAAGCCTGGATGTGCGGAATTGACGGAACCGGAACTGTAATGCACTGGGTTAGTAGACAACTGGAGCCATTCTTTGGATATCGATGATACGCGGGCCTTCCGCGTCTTTCACGATGAACAATGCTACCGCATTGCCTGTCGGCATGTAAGGCGATTTGGCGATAAGCTGTTTGCCCAGCGATTTCGAGGCGCACATGGGGCGCAAGTGCTCGAAAATACCGCCGATGACGGGTCGATGCATGCAGATCGCGGTGGCTTGACTGTATTGTTTTGGTGCCTTTGCGGGCTCGGGAGCCGATTGTCGTCCCGTTTTTGAGGCAGCTGCGGCATGGTCAGTTTCTGTGTTTCGATCGGGCGATTGAGTGCTTTTTGTTGGCGGTTGAGTGCCCGCGCTGCCCATGCCTGAACCGGATATCGCATTGGGGGAGCCCCCGGTCCTGTCATCGTTTGTTGCTTCGTCGGCGAGCTCGCTGGCAGCATCGTCTTGGGGGATGTCGGTTGATCGAGGATCCGAATCTTGGGGATTCGAATCGTCGATATCGTTGATTTTGACCACGGCTTTGGTGCCTACTCGCACAGCGCATTTCGCAGCCGAGACGTCATCGGCTTCGGCGAACAGCTGATCGATGACCTCTCGGACACATTGCCAGGTTGCTTGCGGGTCGGCCGCGAAGGCATCTTCGGTCAGTGCCGGAAGCGGCGTGATTTCAAGTCCCGTATGCCATGCGTATGGTTCCAGCGTTTCCATGCAACGCAGCCAGGGGGACGAAGCGAGTTTTTGCGGAGCGTAACAGCCCAGCTCCTGGTCGAGCGCAAAACTTGCGGCGGCACCGCGGGGGATGATGGGTCGGTCGGCGTCGGTGCCGTTCCACTTCTTTCGGGCCACGGCCTTGCTGTGACGCACGATAATCAGTTTCTGCGCTTTGAGCGCGCCTTCCTGGATGCGGTCGACGAATTGGTCGAGGATATCACGGTCAAGCGGGTGTGAGAGCAGCTTTCGGGCCTGAGGGATGGCCAGCCATCTCACCTCGTCGATTTCGCTGGTTTTCGCATGTTTGATGGTACCGACGGCCCGTTGCCGGCTTTTCGCGGTTTCCGGCGCAATCGGATGGGCCATCCAATAGACGACATGTTTGGTGTAGATCGCTCCGGTCTTGGATCCGGTTTTGGCGTGCTTTGATTTTTTGCCCTCGGCATTGAGCGGATACTCGACTTCTCCGATGCTCGGCCCCAAGGCCACCGGCACGCCGGTTTCCTCTTCCATCTCGCGTATCGCCGCGTGGCGGCTGGATTCATGCTCTTCGAGTTTGCCTTTCGGCCAGCTCCAATCGTCGTATTTCGGACGATGCACCAGGCAGACTTCCAGTTGCGTGATGATGGCACGAAAGTGGATTTCCGCTTCGCTCAGAGGCGGCTTGCGCCTTTGCCGCTTGCGTTTGCTGGTGCTGCGGGAGGCACGGGCCTCGGCGAATTCGCCTGCTTTTTCGGCTCGTTCGTCGAGGCTTCTGGCCTTGCCGGCGGCAACCCAACGGTAGGGTATGCCCCCCGCCGATTCAACGACGTGCGATGGTTTGAGCTCGGAGGTCATTTACCGCCTACTTCTTGATCTTACTTGCGGCCACGTTGATGGGTCTTGATCAGCAGCTCCTGGCAATCGACCAGAGGCTTGCCGTCCAAATCGTGCGAATGGCGGATATAGGTGCCGTCCGGTTGCATGTGCCATGACGAGGTGGTATCGGCCATCTGCAGGTCGACATAGTCGATGAGCGAGGCCACCTCCTCGGGGTCGGTGACGCGCACCAAGGCCTCTACTCGACGGTCAAGGTTGCGGTGCATCAGGTCGGCCGAACCGATCCAGACTTCCGGACCGGCCGTCGGTCCCTCGCCGATTTGCGGGCCTGCGGAATTGGCGAAGGCGTAGATACGGCTGTGCTCGAGGAAACGACCGAGGATGGAATGCACCCGGATGTTCTCGCTCAGGCCCGGGGCTCCCGGTTTGAGCGCGCAGATGCCGCGTACGACGATGTCGATCTTTACCCCGGCCTGGCTGGCACGATAGAGCGCATCGATGGTCTTTTCGTCGACGATGGAGTTGACCTTGATCTTGATCCAGGCTTCATGACCGGCCCGTGCCGCGTCCTCCTCGCGGCGGATACGCTGGATGAGGCCGCTGCGGCACGTGCGCGGGGCGACCAGCAGGCGATGGAAGCTGGAGCGCGGCGCGTAACCGGAAAGCTGGTTGAACAGGCGGGTCAAGTCCTGCCCGACCACTGGATCGCAGGTCAGCAGGCCGAGATCGGTATACTGGCGGGCGGTTTTCGGGTTGTAGTTGCCCGTGCCGACGTGGCAGTAGCGACGCAGACCGTCCGCTTCCTGACGCACGACCAGCGAAAGCTTGCAGTGGGTCTTCAGACCCACGATGCCATAGACGACGTGGACGCCGGCGCGTTCGAGCTTGCGGGCCCACGCGATGTTCGCGTCTTCATCGAAGCGTGCCTTGATCTCGACCAGTGCCAGGACCTGTTTGCCGGCCTGCGCGGCATCGACCAGTGCGTCGATGATCGGCGAATTGCTGGAAGTCCGGTAGAGCGTCTGTTTGATGGCCAGCACCCTCGGATCGGCCGCGGCCTGGGCCAGGAAGGCCTGCACCGAAGTGGAGAACGAATCATAAGGGTGGTGCAGAAGGATGTCGCGCTCGCGAATGGCGGCGAAGATATCCTGCGCACGGCTCGACTCGACGGTGGCGATCTGACGGTTGGTGGTGGGGATGAACGGCTTGTTCTTGAGGTCCGGCCGGTCGATGTCCTGCAGCTCGAACATGAGCTTCATGTCCAACGGCGCGGGAAGACGGAAGATCTCCTCCTCGTTGACGCGCAGACGGCGTGCCAGAAGCTGGGAGAGGAACGGGCTGGTGGCGTCGCTGATCTCGAGGCGGATCGGTGGCCCGAAGCGGCGGCGAAGCAGTTCCTTCTCCATGGCGTTCAGGAGGTTTTCGGCGTCATCCTCCTCCACGTCGATATCCTCGTTGCGGGTGACGCGGAAGGAACGCGCCTCCTTGATGATCATGCCGGGGAAGAGCGATTCGAGGTGGGCGATGATGAGGTTCTCCATGGTGATGAAGCCATAGCGTTCCTCGCGGCTCTCCTCGTCGGTCAGGTCGTCGACGGGCACCAGACGGTTCAGGTTGTCGGGCACCTTGACGCGCGCGAAATGCGTCTTGCCGCTGTTCGGGTTCTCCACCAATACGGCGAGGTTCAGCGATCCGCCGGAAATGTAGGGGAACGGATGCGCGGGGTCGAAGGCGAGCGGTGTCAGGACCGGGAAGACCTGCTGGCGGTAATAGCGTGAAAGCCGTTCCTGCTCGGCGCTGGTGAGCCGGTCCCAACTGAGCAGAACGATGTGTTCGCGGGCCAGTTCAGGCAGGATGTGCTTGATGGCCTCGTTGGCGTGCTCGGTCTGCAGCTCGTGTGCGGTTTCGCTGATGGAGCGCAACTGCTGGCGCGGGCTCAGGCCTGAGGCGCTCGTCACGGCGATGCCGGTATCGATGCGGCGTTTGAGTCCGGCGACGCGCACCATGAAGTACTCGTCGAGGTTCGAGGCGAAAATGCCGGCAAAGTTGGCGCGTTCCAGGAGCGGGACTTCGGGGTCCTCCGCCATCTCGAGGACGCGCTTGTTGAATTTGAGCCAGCTCAGCTCGCGGTCGAAATAACGGTCCGGCGGCAGGGGCTGTTCTTCCGGCAGCGCCTTGCGCTTGTCGGACTTCTCGGTTTCGGCGATGTGCTCGGCAATCTGGCTGCGGAGCAATGCCTTCGAAGGTGCGTCAAAAATCTGTGCCATATCCTTACTCTAAGCATTACCGTAGAGCTATGGAAGCCTGTAACCGCAAAATTCACCATATGTGGATAACTCATTGCTCATCCACCGCCATTTGCCCGGAATGTGCATCAATGGCACGCATTATTTCGGCATTTGGCCCAGCGATT
The window above is part of the Bifidobacterium sp. ESL0704 genome. Proteins encoded here:
- a CDS encoding RNA degradosome polyphosphate kinase; this encodes MAQIFDAPSKALLRSQIAEHIAETEKSDKRKALPEEQPLPPDRYFDRELSWLKFNKRVLEMAEDPEVPLLERANFAGIFASNLDEYFMVRVAGLKRRIDTGIAVTSASGLSPRQQLRSISETAHELQTEHANEAIKHILPELAREHIVLLSWDRLTSAEQERLSRYYRQQVFPVLTPLAFDPAHPFPYISGGSLNLAVLVENPNSGKTHFARVKVPDNLNRLVPVDDLTDEESREERYGFITMENLIIAHLESLFPGMIIKEARSFRVTRNEDIDVEEDDAENLLNAMEKELLRRRFGPPIRLEISDATSPFLSQLLARRLRVNEEEIFRLPAPLDMKLMFELQDIDRPDLKNKPFIPTTNRQIATVESSRAQDIFAAIRERDILLHHPYDSFSTSVQAFLAQAAADPRVLAIKQTLYRTSSNSPIIDALVDAAQAGKQVLALVEIKARFDEDANIAWARKLERAGVHVVYGIVGLKTHCKLSLVVRQEADGLRRYCHVGTGNYNPKTARQYTDLGLLTCDPVVGQDLTRLFNQLSGYAPRSSFHRLLVAPRTCRSGLIQRIRREEDAARAGHEAWIKIKVNSIVDEKTIDALYRASQAGVKIDIVVRGICALKPGAPGLSENIRVHSILGRFLEHSRIYAFANSAGPQIGEGPTAGPEVWIGSADLMHRNLDRRVEALVRVTDPEEVASLIDYVDLQMADTTSSWHMQPDGTYIRHSHDLDGKPLVDCQELLIKTHQRGRK
- a CDS encoding NUDIX hydrolase, translated to MTSELKPSHVVESAGGIPYRWVAAGKARSLDERAEKAGEFAEARASRSTSKRKRQRRKPPLSEAEIHFRAIITQLEVCLVHRPKYDDWSWPKGKLEEHESSRHAAIREMEEETGVPVALGPSIGEVEYPLNAEGKKSKHAKTGSKTGAIYTKHVVYWMAHPIAPETAKSRQRAVGTIKHAKTSEIDEVRWLAIPQARKLLSHPLDRDILDQFVDRIQEGALKAQKLIIVRHSKAVARKKWNGTDADRPIIPRGAAASFALDQELGCYAPQKLASSPWLRCMETLEPYAWHTGLEITPLPALTEDAFAADPQATWQCVREVIDQLFAEADDVSAAKCAVRVGTKAVVKINDIDDSNPQDSDPRSTDIPQDDAASELADEATNDDRTGGSPNAISGSGMGSAGTQPPTKSTQSPDRNTETDHAAAASKTGRQSAPEPAKAPKQYSQATAICMHRPVIGGIFEHLRPMCASKSLGKQLIAKSPYMPTGNAVALFIVKDAEGPRIIDIQRMAPVVY
- the upp gene encoding uracil phosphoribosyltransferase; translation: MQVHVLDHPLVEHKLTVLRDKNTPSNIFRELISELVTLEAYEATRDLDVVDRDIETPIAKMTGKHLASPRPMVVPILRAGLGMLDGMTRLLPTAEVGFLGMKRDEETLDIITYANRLPDDLTGRQCFLLDPMLATGGTTVAATHYLAERGAKDITSINILAATPGLKHVEETLDPSIDFKVVVCGVDKKLNEHGYIVPGLGDAGDRLYGLID